From Thalassovita sp.:
TCAGGATTGCAACGCCGACTGTGCTTCTGGGGAATGCACTGACGTTCGATGTGAACTTACGCTCGACAAATCCCGCTGAACAGCGGCTCATCATTGATTACGTCATCCATCACCGCAAGGCGAATGGAACTCTCTCGCCCAAAGTGTTCAAGTGGACGACTATGACACTTGCGCCGGGGCAGGCGCTCAACCTTACGCGGCACCATAAAATGAAACCGATCACGACACGAAGCTACCATGCCGGTGAGCATCTCTTGGCGTTGCGGATCAATGGGAAGGACTTTGGCGAAGAGTGTTTTGCACTGGAGATGCCCGCTGGCCTCTCCAGGTCATAGTACTTTACGAGGCGACTGTGGTTGGAAGATGTGAATTGATCACCTTATGAATATGCAGACGTTCAGAAGTTAGTCGCGTTTGTCGGCTTTGTCCCACACTGCCGACCTATAACTCGCCAAAATGCTGCACCCGAGCGCCAACGGCAGCTTTAGGAAAATTGCAATGCAGCGTTTTGGTTTCCCGCTAGCGACAGTAGTGGGCCGAAAGCGAACTGTGCTGCCGTTTGGCAGGTTTTCATATTTCCGTTTTGGGAACGATATTCCAATAGCAACTTAAAGCTCCGCGCTAGAAGAATACAGCTTGACCAGATCGCAAAATTGGTGAATTTGGTGCTTGGTTTCGTGCTACCCGCCGTGCGCATCCTTATGGAACGGTGAAAGACACTTTGAATTATCTAAGACTTCCGGCCAGCGTTCGGTCGGCAACGCGCACACCGCTGATGCTTCGCTGGCATGGAGACAAAAATGTTCAGTCCAGATCAGGCCAAATCCATGGCCAAAAAACTGCGTGATGCGCTCGCCGCTGAAGGTAGTGATATCCCGCATTCCAAAGCTCTTGAGCTTGTCGCAAAAAGTCTTGGGTTTGCCGATTGGAATACCGCAACTGCAACGCTGACAAACGTGGCACCTGAAAATATTGCGTTCACAGGGTGTAACCCGATTTTGCGTTTCTTCGACGAAGCGAAGGCCCGAGAATTTTATTGTGACTTTCTTGGTTTCAAAGTTGTGTTCGAGCATCGGCATACCCCCGACTTACCGCTCTACATGGCCGTACAACGAGACGGGCTACAGCTCCATCTCTCCGAACACCACAATGATGCCAGTCCCGGCTCTAATGCGTTTGTTCCGACCACGAACCTACGTGCCTTTCACAACGA
This genomic window contains:
- a CDS encoding glyoxalase superfamily protein, producing the protein MFSPDQAKSMAKKLRDALAAEGSDIPHSKALELVAKSLGFADWNTATATLTNVAPENIAFTGCNPILRFFDEAKAREFYCDFLGFKVVFEHRHTPDLPLYMAVQRDGLQLHLSEHHNDASPGSNAFVPTTNLRAFHNELSDRRYNFNHPDLEKLPWGLQMQVHDPFGNRLRFCEQGS